From a region of the Mauremys mutica isolate MM-2020 ecotype Southern chromosome 12, ASM2049712v1, whole genome shotgun sequence genome:
- the LOC123346531 gene encoding olfactory receptor 6C74-like produces MRNQTTVTEFILIGFLYPRHLECLIALGFLASYLLILSGNIMIIAIILLDHHLHSPMHFFLWNLSCLEILITSSVLPKVIASFLTGDRSISYLACITQCYFYFLLGCSEFVLLAVMSYDRYVAICNPLHYSMVMNAQFCFQLVVGSWATGFLATIIPTILVITLPFCNANQIDHFFCDGLALVKLSCVDTSFVELLSFMTSSAILLGSLILTVVSYTYIVATIFKITSHSGRNKAFSTCSSHFIIITMGYGSCIFMYVRPSGSDISLNKLVALLNTVVTPLMSPFIFSMRNQQMKDSLRAALKRSMNFSRKHINF; encoded by the coding sequence ATGCGGAACCAAACCACCGTGACCGAATTCATCCTCATTGGCTTCCTCTACCCCCGCCATCTGGAATGCCTCATTGCTCTTGGCTTCCTGGCCTCTTACTTGCTGATCTTGTCTGGCAATATCATGATCATCGCCATCATCCTCTTAGACCATCACCTCCATAGCCCCATGCACTTCTTCCTCTGGAACCTCTCCTGTCTGGAAATCCTTATTACATCTTCTGTCCTACCCAAGGTGATTGCCAGCTTTCTGACGGGTGACAGGTCCATCTCCTACCTGGCTTGTATCACTCAGTGCTATTTCTACTTCCTTCTGGGCTGCAGTGAGTTTGTCCTGCTGGCCGTTATGTCCTATGaccgctatgtggccatctgcaacCCACTGCACTACAGCATGGTCATGAATGCTCAGTTCTGCTTCCAGCTTGTGGTGGGGTCATGGGCAACGGGGTTCCTGGCCACCATCATCCCCACCATCCTGGTCATCACCCTGCCCTTCTGCAATGCCAACCAGATTGACCACTTCTTCTGCGACGGCTTGGCCTTGGTCAAGCTGTCCTGTGTGGACACGAGCTTTGTGGAGCTGCTGAGTTTCATGACCTCCTCCGCCATTCTGCTGGGCTCCTTGATCCTGACAGTGGTGTCCTACACTTATATTGTTGCCACCATTTTCAAAATAACATCCCACTCAGGACGCAACAAGgctttctccacctgctcctcccacttcatcatcatcaccatGGGCTatggcagctgcatcttcatgtATGTCCGGCCTTCGGGCAGCGACATCTCGCTCAACAAGCTGGTGGCCCTGCTCAACACAGTGGTGACCCCTCTCATGAGCCCCTTCATCTTCAGCATGAGGAACCAGCAGATGAAAGATTCCCTGAGGGCAGCCTTGAAGAGAAGCATGAACTTCTCAAGGaagcatattaacttctga
- the LOC123346859 gene encoding olfactory receptor 6M1-like: MFWPRNLGWRTSYQRNTISFYGCLAQSYFYFLLGISENVLLAMMSCDQYVTIYYPLNYSTIMNRKVCVWLVMGSWMRGFFFILVPTIIKLELPCCGPNIINHFFCYHAPLLYLACAVIWLVEFISFIISLSVLLSSLLLMVISYMYIICTIIRIPSGREKDFSTCASHFTVVTIGYSTSISIYIRHSQVPSLCGLSPVWY; this comes from the coding sequence ATGTTCTGGCCAAGAAACCTAGGCTGGAGAACTTCCTATCAGAGGAATACCATCTCCTTTTATGGCTGCCTGGCTCAGTCTTACTTCTATTTCCTGCTGGGCATTTCAGAGAATGTCTTGTTGGCCATGATGTCCTGCGATCAATATGTGACCATATATTACCCACTGAACTATAGCACCATCATGAATAGAAAGGTCTGCGTCTGGTTGGTGATGGGATCATGGATGCGGGGATTCTTCTTCATCTTGGTCCCTACCATAATCAAACTTGAATTGCCCTGCTGTGGCCCCAATATCATCAACCATTTCTTCTGCTACCATGCCCCCTTGTTATACCTCGCCTGTGCCGTCATCTGGCTGGTGGAATTCATCAGCTTCATCATCTCGCTGTCTGTGTTGCTAAGCTCCCTGCTGCTGATGGTCATCTCCTACATGTATATTATCTGCACCATCATCCGTATCCCATCTGGCAGGGAGAAAGATTTCTCCACCTGTGCATCTCATTTCACTGTGGTTACCATTGGctacagcacctccatctccATCTACATTAGGCACTCGCAAGTCCCCTCTTTGTGTGGCTTGTCCCCTGTCTGGTACTGA
- the LOC123346858 gene encoding olfactory receptor 14A2-like: protein MAYDRYVAICQPLHYETMMNSRACVKMAAGAWIIGILYSMLHTGNTFALTFCGGNMVDQFFCEIPQLLKLTCSDSYMSEVGVIAFSTCLVLGCFIFIIVSYVQIFKSVLRIPSEQGRHKAFSTCLPHLTVVSLLVCTVVFAYLKPTSSSPSALDLVVAVLYSVLQPIVNPVIYSMRNKEIKAALRRLLGVGNSPRIHFLSFSN from the coding sequence ATGGCGTATGaccgatatgtcgccatctgccaaccactgcactatgagacaATGATGAACAGCAGAGCTTGTGTCAAAATggcagctggtgcctggatcaTTGGGATTCTCTACTCTATGCTACACACTGGGAACACGTTTGCATTGACCTTCTGTGGAGGTAATatggtggatcagttcttctgtgaaatcccccagctacTTAAGCTCACCTGCTCTGACTCATATATGAGTGAAGTTGGGGTTATTGCCTTTAGTACATGTTTAGTCTTAGGCTGCTTTATTTTTATCATTGTGtcgtatgttcagatcttcaaatcAGTGCtcagaatcccctctgagcagggccggcataaagccttctccacctgccttcctcacctcactgtggtctccTTGCTTGTTTGCACTGTCGTCTTTGCCTACCtaaaacccacctccagctccccaTCTGCTCTGGATCTTgtggtggctgttctctattcCGTATTGCAACCAATCGTGAATCCAGTTATCTACAGCATGAGAaacaaggagatcaaagctgcCCTGAGAAGACTGCTGGGTGTAGGTAATTCACCAAGAATTCATTTTCTGTCGTTCTCTAATTAA
- the LOC123346857 gene encoding olfactory receptor 14A16-like → MSNRTTMTEFLLLGFSEVRELQILHFVVFLVIYLASLVGNLLVIIVVALDNHLHTPMYFFLMNLSIVDLGSISVTVPKSMANSLMNTKSISYAGCVAQVFFLLFLLGEDFAVLTVMAYDRYVAICQPLHYETMMNSRACVQMAAGAWISGILYSVLHTGNTFALTFCGGNMVDQFFCEIPQLLKLSCSDSYLSEVGVLVFSVCLVLGCFIFITVSYVQIFKSVMRIPSEQGRHKALSTCLPHLTVVSLFVCTAIFSYLKPSSNSPSALDLVMAVLYSVLPPVMNPLIYTMRNKEIKAALRRLTGCR, encoded by the coding sequence atgtccaaccgaaccaccatgactgagttccttctcctgggattctctgaagttcgggagctgcagattttgcactttgtggtgtttctagtgatttaTCTGGCATCCCTGGTGGGGAATCTTCTTGTCATCATAGTTGTAGCCCTCGACAatcaccttcacacccccatgtacttcttcctgatgaatctgtcGATTGTAGACCTTGGCTCCATCTCTGTCACcgtccccaaatccatggccaactccCTCATGAACACCAAGTCCATTTCCTATGCTGGATGTGTTGCccaagtctttttcctcctcttcttgcTGGGAGAGGATTTTGCCGTTCTTACCGTCATGGCATATGaccgatatgtcgccatctgccaaccactgcactatgagacaATGATGAACAGCAGAGCTTGTGTTCAAATggcagctggtgcctggatcagTGGGATTCTCTACTCTGTGCTACACACCGGGAACACATTTGCATTGAccttctgtggaggcaacatggtggatcagttcttctgtgagaTCCCCCAGCTACTCAAGCTCTCCTGCTCCGACTCATATCTTAGTGAAGTTGGGGTTCTTGTCTTTAGTGTGTGTTTAGTCTTAGGCTGCTTTATTTTTATCACTGTGtcgtatgttcagatcttcaaatcAGTGATGAGAATCCCCTCTGAACAGGGCCGACATAAAGCCCTATCCACCTGCCTTCCTCACCTAACTGTGGTCTCCTTGTTTGTTTGCACTGCCATCTTTTCCTACCTGAAACCCAGCTCCAACTCCCCATCTGCTCTAGATCTTGTGATGGCTGTTCTTTATTCTGTATTGCCACCAGTCATGAATCCACTTATCTACaccatgaggaacaaggagatcaaagctgcCCTGAGGAGACTGACTGGGTGTAGGTAA